Part of the Brevibacillus brevis genome is shown below.
CTGTCTTGAATCATCGTCCACTGACTTTGCTGGCGCCGACAGGCGAAATCGCCGGGGGGATCCGTGAGAAACTGGCAGCGTGCGGAATCCGGTTGCAATCGTTTGTGCAAGCAATGGGAAGCGGGGAGATAGGGGCAGATGGCGTGCTGTTGACGTCGGCGCACGAGTGGGACTCTGCGTCTGCGGCGGAGCTCCTCTCCACCCGCCCGGGCCTGCTTCTGGTATATGGCGACGACATTCCGTACGGCTGGGCGGATCATTTGGACGGGCATTGCGACCGGGGAAAATGGGAAGTGGTCAGGCTGGCCTTTGTTTCGGAGGGAGAGCGGGCCTTGATCGGAGGAGAGCAAAATGGGTATTGGGTGAATCACCTTCGCCGCCGCTTCGCCTACCATCAGCTCGTATGCCTGATTTGCAAAAGGCGTGAAGTGGATGAGGCGGTAAGACAGCTTCCGCGTTACTTGGCATGGAAAGAACGCTTCTTTCTGGAGCTGGGAGAAGTGTGCGATCGGGAAGGCGTCTCTCTGCAGACAGTGGCTCGCGCTCTGGGGATGGACACGAGAGTGGGGCAAGGCTGGCTGTATCCCGAGCGGAGCGACCAGTCGCAGCTTTGCCAGTGGCTGGAGCGCGAAGCCAAGCATGTACTGGAAAAGGCGAACGTGCATCGCGTTGTGCTCTGGGGCCCGGCTTCTTTTTGGAACGGGATGGAGACTGGATGGCTCGAAGGTAGGGAGGTTTGCGTGGTTTCCGGCGAGGACGAGCTAGATCCGAACGAAGCCTTCCTTGAGAGTGTGCCTGGCGTCGAGTGGCAGAAGGCTCTCCGGAATGCCGATCTGCTGCTGATTGGCAGAGCTGATGCGGCGATCGGCGAACTGGGCCTATCCGAGCTTGTCCAGTGCATGCGCCAGTCCCACGTTGTCGATGCTTGCGCCTGTTTCCCCATACCGGAAGCACGCAGCCATTTGCTGAGCTACCGAGCTGTCGGCGAAAAGACGAACGTTTGGGAATGATGCTGATTATAATGGGGTATAATGATTGGTACATTGAGGAAAAGGGCAGGCGTTAAGACTATGGAAAAGGTTGCTCAGCGATGTATCGTCTGTGAACTGGAACGCAGCGACGGAATCGCCATTTGTGAGCAGTTCATTTGCCAGAAATGCGAGCAAGAGATGGTCAACACGGATGTGCAGGATGAAAAATACCCGTTCTTTATCCACCAGATGAGGCGGATATGGCTTCGGAAAGACGCGTGAAGGAAAAAAGGCAACGGATAAAACCCGATGCCTTTTTTCATGCCAAATCATGCTAAAATAGTGGGACATTCATTTCATAAAAGGGACGTGAAGAGCGCGTGTTTGGGAAACATGCTGATTTCCGGGAGCGGCAAATGCGGGCTCCCCTGTATGAACAGCTGGAGCGCCACGCCAAGCGGCATCCGCACCCGTTTCATGTGCCGGGACACAAAATGGGTCACAGCTTTGATGCCGAAGCGAAGCAGCGGTTTGGGGCCATGCTGGAATTGGATCTCACGGAAATTAGCGGGACGGACGATCTGCATCAGCCGCAAGGGGTGATTGCCGAAGCCCAGGAGCTGGCTGCGGAAGCGTTTGGCGCAGAGGAGACGCGCTTTCTCATCGGGGGCAGTACGGTAGGGAATCTGGCGCTGATCATGACGGTATGCCGACCGGGCGACAAGATTCTCGTTCAGCGGAATTGCCACAAATCCGTGTATCACGGAATCATCATGGCGAGAGCGACTCCGGTTTTCCTGGTGCCGGCTGTGGATTTGGCGACCGGGGTAGCCGCAGGGGTTCGCCGCGAGGATGTGGAGCGGGCCCTGCAAGCGCATCCCGATGCAAAGGCCGTATTTTTGACGAATCCGACGTATTACGGGATGGGCATCGATTTGGAGAAAATGGCGGCGGTGGTCCATCGCCACGATATTCCGCTGCTGATCGATGAAGCCCACGGGGCGCATTACGGCTTTCACCCGGCTTTTCCGCCGTCAGCCATGCTGTGCGGTGCGGACGCGGCAGTCCAGTCGACACATAAAATGGCGTCCGCGATGACGATGTCCTCCATGCTTCATGTGCAGGGTAGTCGCATTGATCGGGACAGGCTGTTTCGCTATTTGGCGATGATCCAGTCTTCGAGCCCGTCCTATGTGCTCATGGCTTCGCTTGATTTGGCCCGTCGCCATCTGGTTGTGGAAGCCTGCGAGGAATGGGACAGGCTGCTTCCGCAGTTGGACAAGCTGCGGGAACGCACGGGCAGACTGGAATGGCTGGAATGGCCGCGCCTGGGAGCAAACAGTGTGTATGCGACTCTCGATCCGCTGAAGCTGTTTCTTCACATACGCTCGCAGCAATTGGACGGGTTTGCGCTGCAGCATGCCATGGAAAAGCACGGGATTTACCCGGAGCTGGCTGACGCGTCACACGTGCTGCTGGCTGCCTCGGCAGGAACGTCCGCGCGTGATCTCGATGCACTGGCGAAGCTGCTGGAGTCTCTCGATGTCGAGGTAGAGCCGGGGGAAGAGCGCGTGCTGGAGGCGGGAGTCGTTTCCTCCCATTATTTGCGCGAACAGGTCGTACCGATGGACGAGGCGGTCGACTCGCCGAAGGAGACGATTTCTCTCGAGCAGTCGCTGGGAAGGGTGGCAGCGGAAATGGTCATTCCGTATCCGCCGGGGATCCCGGTACTCGTCCCGGGCGAGCGGATCGACGAGCAGTGCCTGGCGATGCTCATGGAGCTGCGAAAGGGGCAAACCCGTTTTCACGGCGTGCAGGATGACCGTCTGCAAACCATACAAGTGCTGTAAAGAACAAGGGAAGGCCTGTACAACAGGTGGAAGGAGCTTGAACGTGACAACAGGACGAAAAGGCCGGTTTATTACCGTAGAGGGCGGGGAAGGTGCAGGCAAATCGACGATTATTGCCCGCTTGTACGAAGAGCTACGGGAGCGCGGCATGGATGTGCTCCTAACCAGGGAGCCGGGGGGTATCGAAATCGCCGAAAAGATTCGCGAAATCATCCTGAATCCCGCCCACACCCAGATGGACAAAAGGACGGAAGCGCTCTTGTATGCGGCGGCTCGCGCCCAGCATTTGGCGGAAAAGGTGCTGCCCGCGCTGGAAGCCGGAAAGCTGGTGCTGTGCGACCGGTTCATCGACAGCAGCCTCGCTTACCAGGGACATGCGCGCGGACTGGGAATCGATGACGTGTATTCGATCAACCGGTTCGCGGTGGGAGACTGCATGCCGGAGCTGACGCTGTTTTTCGATGTGCTGCCCGAGGTGGGTCTGGGCCGGATCAATGCAGCCAGAGGGCGGGAGATCAACCGCCTCGACCTGGAAGGCATGCGTTTTCACGAGCTCGTGCGGGAAGGGTATCAGCTGGCCATGGCGCGGGATCCCGAGCGCTTTGTCGTGATCGACGCAGGGCAGCCGCTGGAGAAGGTGTATCAGGACGCACTTGCCGCCTTGATCGCCCGATTGTAAGGAGACAGTGCGCATCGCGGGGTACATGCTGTATAATATGTTTAGGAAGAATATCGTACCTCGCCCACCTATTTATCATACAATGAAACACCAAGTACTCTTCTATGGGAATGATTATTTGCGGAAAGGGTGATAGCCGATGAAAATGGTAGTTGCGGTCGTCCAGGACAAAGATAGTGGTCGCCTGTCTCAACAGCTGGTGAAAAAAGGCTTTCGTGCAACTAAGCTTGCCAGTACCGGCAGTTTTTTGCGAGCCGGTAACACAACCTTCTTGATCGGTACGTCTGACGAAAGCGTGCCGGAAGTAATCGACATCATTGCGCATAATTGCAAATCCCGCAAACAGATGGTCACTCCTGTTTCCCCCCTCAGCAATGCGGTGGACTCGTTCATGCCTTACCCGCTCGAAGTGCAGGTAGGCGGCGCTGCCGTATTCGTACTCGATGTAGGAGAATTCCACTCCTTCTAGCCGACGCTTTTTCGCGAGTTCCCGCTCTCTTTTTTCGCCGCTTTCGTATATACTGGATCTCATGAGGACAAAACCTTGCGGATCGCAGCTACGGAGGTGGCGAAATGAAAATCAGCGACGGTCTCCGGCCGAAACTGGACATGGTCAAAACGGCGGATACACGTAGAGGCCCTCAGCTGGAAAAGCTGAATTTTGGCACGATGGTTCAAGGTGAAGAAGAGCGCATGTCGCAGGAGCGGTTGAACCGGCTGTTGTCTGACATCGACAAGCAAGGGCAGATTCTGGCCCGTTCCCGCTCCGTACGCGACTTTTATTCCTATAAAAATCTCGTCAAACAGTTCATGGAGGAAGCCGTCCGTTACGGCATTGCCCTGGACGACCGACGGGGGATGAATCGGCGTGGCCGCAGCAGGCTGTACAAGATCGTCAAAGAAGTGGATGCGGAGCTGCTCAGGCTTACAGACGAGCTGCTCAGCGACCAGGCTCCGATGATCGACTTGCTTGCCCGCATCGGAGAAATTCGCGGCATGCTGATCAACCTGTATTTTTAGTTAGGTGTGGAAAGAACCATGACATGGACCCAATTTTCCCAGCAGCCAAGAGCTTCGGAACTGCTGTATCACAGCCTTCGCAACAATCGGCTGGCCCACGCTTACTTGCTGACCGGTCCGAAGGGAGCAGGCAAAAAGAAACTGGCCCTGCATCTGGCGAAATCCCTGTTTTGCCCGGAGAGGGAAGCCGACGCCTGCGGGGCCTGTCTGACGTGCAGGCGCATCGAGGCGGGCAACCATCCCGATGTGCTTTTGATCACGCCGGACGGGGCTTCCATCAAAATCGACCAAATTCGCGGCCTGCAAAAGGAAATGGCGATGCGGGCGGTTGAGTCCCAGCACAAGGTATACATCATCGAGCACGTAGATAAAATGACGACCCAGGCTGCGAACAGCCTGCTGAAGTTTTTGGAGGAGCCGCCTGTCGGAGTCCTCGCCCTCCTGCTTACCGAACACAGCCATGCGATTCTCCCGACCATCCTGTCTCGCTGCCAAATTGTACAATTTTCCCCGCTGTCTGCAGAGGCGATCGCCGGGGAGCTGCGCAGAGAAGGCGTTTTGGCAGGAATGGCACAGGTCGCTTCCCACATTACGACAAATGTGGAAGAGGCCAAGGTGCTTAGCCAATCAGAATCGTTTGCACAGCTGAGAAATCTAGTGATACAATTGATTCAGGAGTGCAAACAACGCAATTCGTCTGCGCTTTTTACCATCCATGATATGTTGCAAAAGAGCGACAAAATTAAAGAGGAACTACCCCTCTTTTTAGATTTGCTCATCCTTTGGCTGCGCGATATCCTGTATGTGCAAGTAGGCAGGCATGCCCATCTCATCAACAGCGACCAACAGGATGTGCTGCAAGGACAAGCACTGGTATGGACAAAAGCTGAGCTCTTGCACGGGATAGATTTGGTCATGGAGACAAAAAATCGGATAGAGCGAAATGCCAACGCACAGTTGGCTCTTGAGCGGTTGGTTCTTCAAATCCAGGAGGGATAACCTTGTACGAGGTTGTTGGAGTCCGCTTTAAAAAAGCGGGCAAAATATATTACTTCGACCCGGACCGACTGCCGATCGAGAAAGATTGTACCGTCATCGTGGAAACGGCTCGGGGGGTCGAATACGGAAAAGTCGTCATCGGCAAGAAGCAGGTGGCGGAATCCGACGTCGTGCTGCCGCTGAAAAAAGTGATCCGGGTAGCGGACGAAAAAGACGCCAAGCAAGTGGATGAAAACAAGCTTGCTGCCAAAAACGCCTTTGCCGTCTGTCAGACCAAGATCAGGGAACACAAGCTGGACATGAAGCTGGTCGATGTGGAGTACACGTTTGATCGCAACAAGATCATCTTTTACTTTACCGCAGACGGTCGAGTGGATTTCCGCGAGCTTGTCAAGGATCTGGCTTCTGTATTCCGTACGCGTATCGAGCTTCGCCAGATTGGCGTCCGCGACGAGGCCAAAATGCTGGGCGGAATCGGTCCGTGCGGGCGATTGTTGTGCTGCTCCACGTTTCTCGGCGATTTTGAGCCCGTATCGATCAAAATGGCCAAGGACCAAAACCTTTCGTTGAATCCAGCGAAGATCTCCGGACTTTGCGGCAGATTGATGTGCTGTTTAAAATACGAGAACGACAACTACGAAAGCACTCGCGATGAAATGCCCGAAATCGGAAAAGTGGTAACGACCCCTATGGGGAACGGCCGAGTGGTGTCCGTCAATGTACTCGACCAATCGGTTCAAGTGGAACTGTCGATCGATAAAAAGATCACGGAGTTTGGGCTAGATGAGATTGCGATAGGGCTTCCCACTTTTGAATAAGGTGGGGTAGGGGAGAGGTGAGCTAGTGGACAAACGGGAAATCTTCGTCAAAATGGCGAGCATTGAAGAACGAATTGGGGACCTGTACAAAGAGATCGGTGAGTTGAAAGACGTCATCGTCGTTTTGATGGAGGAAAACGCCCAATTACTCGTTGAAAACCAGCACCTCCGCAACCGAATGGACAGGAAAAAGACAAGCTCTGCGGCCAAACAGAAGGGAACACGCCCTGTTGCACAGGAAAAGGCCAAAAAGGCAGTGGTCGGAGAAGGATACGACAATCTGGCTCGCCTCTATGCAGAAGGGTTTCATATCTGCAACGTCCATTTCGGCAGCCTGCGCAAAGAAGGGGATTGTTTATTCTGCTTGTCGTTTCTAAGCGGAGGCCCTCAAAAATAAATGGTGGATAAAAGCGACCTGGGCCATGTGTCAGGTCGTTTTTAACTGAATCGGAAAGTATACACTTCGACGGCGAACTACCCGATTCAGCAAGAACAACCTTC
Proteins encoded:
- a CDS encoding sigma factor G inhibitor Gin; this translates as MEKVAQRCIVCELERSDGIAICEQFICQKCEQEMVNTDVQDEKYPFFIHQMRRIWLRKDA
- a CDS encoding aminotransferase class I/II-fold pyridoxal phosphate-dependent enzyme; its protein translation is MRAPLYEQLERHAKRHPHPFHVPGHKMGHSFDAEAKQRFGAMLELDLTEISGTDDLHQPQGVIAEAQELAAEAFGAEETRFLIGGSTVGNLALIMTVCRPGDKILVQRNCHKSVYHGIIMARATPVFLVPAVDLATGVAAGVRREDVERALQAHPDAKAVFLTNPTYYGMGIDLEKMAAVVHRHDIPLLIDEAHGAHYGFHPAFPPSAMLCGADAAVQSTHKMASAMTMSSMLHVQGSRIDRDRLFRYLAMIQSSSPSYVLMASLDLARRHLVVEACEEWDRLLPQLDKLRERTGRLEWLEWPRLGANSVYATLDPLKLFLHIRSQQLDGFALQHAMEKHGIYPELADASHVLLAASAGTSARDLDALAKLLESLDVEVEPGEERVLEAGVVSSHYLREQVVPMDEAVDSPKETISLEQSLGRVAAEMVIPYPPGIPVLVPGERIDEQCLAMLMELRKGQTRFHGVQDDRLQTIQVL
- the tmk gene encoding dTMP kinase yields the protein MNVTTGRKGRFITVEGGEGAGKSTIIARLYEELRERGMDVLLTREPGGIEIAEKIREIILNPAHTQMDKRTEALLYAAARAQHLAEKVLPALEAGKLVLCDRFIDSSLAYQGHARGLGIDDVYSINRFAVGDCMPELTLFFDVLPEVGLGRINAARGREINRLDLEGMRFHELVREGYQLAMARDPERFVVIDAGQPLEKVYQDALAALIARL
- a CDS encoding cyclic-di-AMP receptor, encoding MKMVVAVVQDKDSGRLSQQLVKKGFRATKLASTGSFLRAGNTTFLIGTSDESVPEVIDIIAHNCKSRKQMVTPVSPLSNAVDSFMPYPLEVQVGGAAVFVLDVGEFHSF
- a CDS encoding YaaR family protein, which gives rise to MKISDGLRPKLDMVKTADTRRGPQLEKLNFGTMVQGEEERMSQERLNRLLSDIDKQGQILARSRSVRDFYSYKNLVKQFMEEAVRYGIALDDRRGMNRRGRSRLYKIVKEVDAELLRLTDELLSDQAPMIDLLARIGEIRGMLINLYF
- the holB gene encoding DNA polymerase III subunit delta', whose product is MTWTQFSQQPRASELLYHSLRNNRLAHAYLLTGPKGAGKKKLALHLAKSLFCPEREADACGACLTCRRIEAGNHPDVLLITPDGASIKIDQIRGLQKEMAMRAVESQHKVYIIEHVDKMTTQAANSLLKFLEEPPVGVLALLLTEHSHAILPTILSRCQIVQFSPLSAEAIAGELRREGVLAGMAQVASHITTNVEEAKVLSQSESFAQLRNLVIQLIQECKQRNSSALFTIHDMLQKSDKIKEELPLFLDLLILWLRDILYVQVGRHAHLINSDQQDVLQGQALVWTKAELLHGIDLVMETKNRIERNANAQLALERLVLQIQEG
- a CDS encoding stage 0 sporulation family protein; amino-acid sequence: MYEVVGVRFKKAGKIYYFDPDRLPIEKDCTVIVETARGVEYGKVVIGKKQVAESDVVLPLKKVIRVADEKDAKQVDENKLAAKNAFAVCQTKIREHKLDMKLVDVEYTFDRNKIIFYFTADGRVDFRELVKDLASVFRTRIELRQIGVRDEAKMLGGIGPCGRLLCCSTFLGDFEPVSIKMAKDQNLSLNPAKISGLCGRLMCCLKYENDNYESTRDEMPEIGKVVTTPMGNGRVVSVNVLDQSVQVELSIDKKITEFGLDEIAIGLPTFE
- the yabA gene encoding DNA replication initiation control protein YabA → MDKREIFVKMASIEERIGDLYKEIGELKDVIVVLMEENAQLLVENQHLRNRMDRKKTSSAAKQKGTRPVAQEKAKKAVVGEGYDNLARLYAEGFHICNVHFGSLRKEGDCLFCLSFLSGGPQK